TGCTCAATGAAGATGATCAAACCACCAGCAACCATAGGTAAACCTATCAAGAATATTGACGTTGTTAACTTCTGTCCTTTTAATTCGTTTTTCACTTCTTCTCTAAGAATTACTCTATCCCTGATTATTTTTGATATATCAGTAATAACTTCGGAAGTGTTTGTACCAAACTGTTCTGAAAGCATGACACTTTTAACGAATACGTCAAGGTCTCGGTTATCTGTTCTCTCTGCCAAACTTAACAGGGCCTCGTTTAAATTCTTACCGGCCTTGTATTCTGCTACAGTGCGTTTTAATTCATCCCGAATGGGATTTGCCGTTGTATCAGCGGCCTTTTCTATTGAATAAATTAAATCATTGGTAGTTTCATTTAGTGAAGCAATCATTTGCAGTGCAGTGTCTACTTGTTCGTCTATAACAGCTTTCCTTGCTAAAAACTTGTTTGAAGTCTGCTTTTGACGAAACTTAACTGCAAAGAAAGCCATTAGAAAGGCCGCTACAATGTTGTTTAACACTATCCCAATGCCGAAACCTGCCACTGCCAAAAGAGAAGTGACGATAATAAACTCAATTCTGCTTTCTCCCAAAACATCTAGATAGTAAAATGTCGTTCCTCGTTTTGCCTTTTTATATTCGCTTTTCTTAAATAACTCAATGATTTGTTCTTTAAATATAGCTAGGACTATGCCAATTCCAGCTATTGTGAACATTATGCAGAAAAGTAGAATATCCATCATACCACCTCTTTTATTTTCTCTTTAGGCATGAAAGGCGGTATTTTAGGTAGTTCTGTCATAGTGTTAGAAACCATTATTTCTAACACATCGTTGCTTAACGGCATATTGAAGTAATGCCTTCTGTAAATGTCATACTTGTAAATATCCCTAAAGGCCGGTTCACCGTCTTTAGAATACACTTGACTGATACCGATAATCTTTCGACTACCGTCAGGAAATCTTTTAAGGAACACAATCAAATTAAGAATTTCGGAAATCATTGCCTTAATTTCTTCCGGGCTAACTGTACCGGCCTTGGCCGCCGCTCTGATAATCCGCTGAATGGCTGCCATTTTGCCGTAGTTTGTGTGTACAGATGAAATAGAACCTTCGTGTCCGGTTCCCATAGCCTCTAATAATTGTATTGCCTCTGCACCACGAATCTCACCCATGATAATCCTATCAGGACGCATACGCAAACAGTTTATCATCAATCTGTAAGCATCTGCTTTCTCACAAGTTTCAAGTTTAATTAAGTGCGAACGTTCTAAGTTGAGTTCGCTTGTGTCCTCCAAAGTAATAATCCGTTCATTTTCTGGGATGTGTTGACACAGCCAACGCATAAAAGTGGTTTTACCGCAACCGGTAGCACCCGCTACAATAATGTTTAACCTGCCTTTAACTGCCCATTTGAGAAATTCTGCTATTTCTTTAGTCATGTACTTTGTTTTAATTAGTTCATCTGTAGTAAATGCTTTCTTTACAAATCTGCGGATAGTAATGTAAGGCATGTCAGCTGCGGGAGGGATAACAGCGTTTACCCTCATTTCACCGAAGCGAGCGTCAACTGTCGGCTCTGAAAAGTTAACCTTGCGACCGCTTTTCCGCACGATTTTGTCAAGAATGTTCAAGACTTCTTGGTTGCTCTCAAATTTGATGTCCGATAGCATTATCTGTCCGTTTTTCTCAATAAATACTTTATTGGGACCGTTAATCATAATCTCACTGATTTCCGGATCTTCGTAAAGTAACTTATCAATGGGCCCCATGCCGATCATTCTAGATATTACATACTTTTGAGCTTCTTCCAGCGTATAATTTGGCACTTTAAAAGCATTAAACATTTCCGCAACTTCTTGCTTAATCAGCTCTGTAATGTCTCTACCTTCGCTTAAAATCAGTTTCCCATGTTTAAAAACAAGATTATTCCGAACCATTGTTACCAGTTCATTTATGTGTATCTTTTCTTTGAAATTATTAAGCACCTTCTAGTCCTCCCACCTTATCGCAAGTAGATACTTGCCAGTTTATTATTTTTTGTAATCTAAAACATAATCCGGCTGTTCCGGCATAATGTAGATAATGTCAGCTGTTAATGAATGTTGCAGTATCTTTTTGCCCTCATTTCTTTCACAAACCAAAAGCACTTCTTCCTCTGCCGGCGAGCCTTTGGTAGATACGCTACTAATATCCGCAACTATGTTGCTCACACTTGCAGACAGATATTTGGAACCAACACCAAGCTCAAGAACACCTTCCGGCGTTACCGCCATTACTGTAACCAAGTCGCCTTTCTTTAAAATACTGGGTATACGAACATCATCTCTGTCCAGTGCGATTATGACTTCGTTGGGTTTTAAGGTTTCAAAGGTTTCTACCAAATCATCGTTGGTATTCAAAAGTTTTGTGTTCAGTATCGGTTCTCCTTTTGTCAGCGGCATTCGTGGGTATTTACCGATTACTTGTTCTACTGATCTGTAAGCTAGTGGGTGTAAGTCACGCTTAGCTATCTTTTTGACGGCAACATCAGATTCGCTAATTTTCTCCAGTGCGTCAATGTCTTTAGTGGGAACAACTACTGTGACAGGTTGCATAACGCTGTTAAATGCTTGATAAATCCCAAAACCTGATATGATTACCAACAGCAAAGAAATTAGTAACAAAGGATTGGTTTTTACTTTGAAAGCTGTTTTGATTCCTTTCTTCGACCTTCTCAGCACTACTTTTAAACCTCCTAATCTATGTCATTGTAATTCCATAAACATGCCATGCTACCACGGCAATAGATATGCAAGTAGCAAATGGTATAGCGTTTTCCGGTGTTTTTTCCTCAATGCCAAAGGGTAGCTTGCCCCAGCCTATATCGCCTTTGGTTCTATACATCAGCAAAATAAATCCGTTAACGAGTATAGTAAAATACTCTTTTAAATCTCCTTTGACGATATGCTTGATTATCACAGCAACAATACCAACCACTACGGCGATTAGAAGAATAATATATGTCGGCCACAGGCCGTACCACATTCCCAGTACTGTCATTAGCTTTACATCGCCTGCCCCCATATACTGGGTTAGGTAAAAAATAATGCTTATCGCAAAAAACGCCAAGCCGTGAAATATACTGTATAGAGCATCGTTCAATTCTTTGGTAGCAAAGTTATAACCCAGTATTACCAGAAGCAATGCAAAAATGATTATGTTAGGTACGCTGTTCTTTATATAATCAATTATGCCGATGGCAAGAACACAGCCAAGAACGAACAGCGTTACAATAGTATCTGTCACATCAATTAATCCTCCTTTCCGAAAGCATGATAATGTCTCCACAAGATAACTTGTTATCTTTGCTGGCAGGAAGTTCAATAACCATGCTTGCATCTCGAACATACGGGCTTATTTGCCACGGTTTCAGCTTTATTACTTGCAGTACAATGTTTTTAGAATCGACAAAGACGGCAGTTATCTCAAACCGCATAAAAAACGTGTGTATCTGCTTACACGGCTTTATAACCATTACTGTGTCGTCCGGCAATTTGTGCCTGTTCATCAATCCAAAAAACCTTTTCACAAAGGTATCTGCCATGATTACGTTTTCTGCTACGAGAATTTCTTTTGTTAGATTATAAAGCAACAATTTTATCCCCCTTTACCGACGGATGGCTTTTGCAGACTTTGTTCCTGCCGCTTTGTTTTGCATAATAGAGGTTATTATCTGCCCTTTCTAATAGGGATTTAACGGTATCGTCTTTTTCTTTTTCAGCAACACCGATACTTGTCGTGATATGAATTGTTCCGGCACTCGTTTTTATCGGCGTTGATTCAACAGTTTTTCTAATCCTTTCTGCCGTATTTACCGATTGTGTTAAGCTGTTTGGCGTGACAACAGTAAATTCTTCACCACCGTAACGAGCTACAAAATCCCCTTCTCTTACCGTACTGACAATGATTTGTGCAAACTGCTGTAGTACTTCATCACCTACTTGGTGGCCGTAGGTATCATTAACTTTTTTAAAAAAGTCAATATCCAGCATAATGACAGACAAGCGTCTTTCGGTATTAAACATTTCCTCTAGGCGAATGTCTAAGTATCTCCTGTTTGCAATACCTGTAAGACAGTCAATAGCAGAACTGAATATCATCTTTAATGACTTGCTTGCCTGTTCTGCTGTTTTCTGCCATTGTCTTGTTTCATAATTGTTTATCTCTTTAATTAAATGGTTAAATGCTTTATCCATGTCCTTTGCTTCTTTGATTGGCAAGGATAAGGGTTCGTAGCTCGGCTTGTTAAAATCAAGGTTATCTAACTGCTTTGTAACATGCCTGATAAAGAAATAGATTAGCCCTATCAGCAGTAACACGGTTAACAGCCACAACAAATTACTGACTATAACTAACGACTGTATATTTAACAAACCTGCCAGTGTGCCAAAAGCAAACATTACTATCGGTACTATGGCAAGATTAAGCAACTTCAATGAATATCGCCCCCTAAAAATAAAAAACTATCCCTACTTAACTAAAGAAGCGGTATAGTCTTATCTACTGAATGAGATACTATCGTACTGTCATTTTCATCTGTATAAATAACTATTGGCACCGAGCCGTGCCAGTCATAGGTATATAGCGTTCCGGTGTAGCCTATTCTTTTCAATAATTCATTGGCCTTTTTAATATCTTTTTCTTTGCTGGACGAAAGCACCAGCTTCCATTTAGTACCGTCAGCGTCCTGTTCCATTACTTTATTTAAAGCCTTCTCACATGCGGAACAGCTAGGCGAAAACAGCAGTACCGGATTTTCGGCTGTGTTTAGTGTTAATTTTTCTCCGCTAGTCTCTTGGACTTCTAAGTATTGACCAAAGCCGTGCGGTTTAATATCTGTACTTTCGCTTTCTACCGGAACAACAGTTACTACAGCAAAAAACATTACAACAGACATAACTGCCGACATAATTTGAGCAGGTAATTTAAAATTTTGAAACGGTGTTAAGCAAATTACCGCAGCGAGAATAAGCGTATCTGCTTTAAGACAGGTGATACATTTGCTTTCTAATACCGCTTGCAATATCAGAGATATTGAAATTAAAGCCAAACCTCCGATATAAGCCAATTCCGTTCTTTCGGTTATCGTCAAAAGCGAGCATACGGCACAGCCGATAACTGCCAAAAAGGTGATAGCGTCTAAAGTGCCGGTGATTGCCAGAAATATGCCGGCGGATAAAAACAACAGCGTACTGGGTAGTGAACTAGGCATTTTCCCTATTTTAACCATCTCCCTCAATTAGTCTAGGCAGTAGGCTTCGGGTGGGCGTTGCCATTTGCCAGTTTTTAAATCAACATAGTATGTCTCGCCTTGTGAACAGGTTGAGCCTTTGATATGAGAAAAATCAGAGTCCGGTGCTATAATGTTTAGAAAGTCCATCATTATTGTTTTTACTCTACCGTGTGTTTTTACTATAACGGAAGGATAGTAAGGGTCTCTTCGATTATCCCTTATGTCTATTGATGTAATGTATGAATCACCCC
The genomic region above belongs to Desulfofalx alkaliphila DSM 12257 and contains:
- a CDS encoding DUF192 domain-containing protein, with protein sequence MADTFVKRFFGLMNRHKLPDDTVMVIKPCKQIHTFFMRFEITAVFVDSKNIVLQVIKLKPWQISPYVRDASMVIELPASKDNKLSCGDIIMLSERRIN
- a CDS encoding type II secretion system F family protein: MDILLFCIMFTIAGIGIVLAIFKEQIIELFKKSEYKKAKRGTTFYYLDVLGESRIEFIIVTSLLAVAGFGIGIVLNNIVAAFLMAFFAVKFRQKQTSNKFLARKAVIDEQVDTALQMIASLNETTNDLIYSIEKAADTTANPIRDELKRTVAEYKAGKNLNEALLSLAERTDNRDLDVFVKSVMLSEQFGTNTSEVITDISKIIRDRVILREEVKNELKGQKLTTSIFLIGLPMVAGGLIIFIEQARATLTQTLVGKALLVISLTVWFVSWYVTSSQRLVGDL
- a CDS encoding GGDEF domain-containing protein, with product MKLLNLAIVPIVMFAFGTLAGLLNIQSLVIVSNLLWLLTVLLLIGLIYFFIRHVTKQLDNLDFNKPSYEPLSLPIKEAKDMDKAFNHLIKEINNYETRQWQKTAEQASKSLKMIFSSAIDCLTGIANRRYLDIRLEEMFNTERRLSVIMLDIDFFKKVNDTYGHQVGDEVLQQFAQIIVSTVREGDFVARYGGEEFTVVTPNSLTQSVNTAERIRKTVESTPIKTSAGTIHITTSIGVAEKEKDDTVKSLLERADNNLYYAKQSGRNKVCKSHPSVKGDKIVAL
- a CDS encoding SAF domain-containing protein, coding for MLRRSKKGIKTAFKVKTNPLLLISLLLVIISGFGIYQAFNSVMQPVTVVVPTKDIDALEKISESDVAVKKIAKRDLHPLAYRSVEQVIGKYPRMPLTKGEPILNTKLLNTNDDLVETFETLKPNEVIIALDRDDVRIPSILKKGDLVTVMAVTPEGVLELGVGSKYLSASVSNIVADISSVSTKGSPAEEEVLLVCERNEGKKILQHSLTADIIYIMPEQPDYVLDYKK
- a CDS encoding CpaF family protein — encoded protein: MLNNFKEKIHINELVTMVRNNLVFKHGKLILSEGRDITELIKQEVAEMFNAFKVPNYTLEEAQKYVISRMIGMGPIDKLLYEDPEISEIMINGPNKVFIEKNGQIMLSDIKFESNQEVLNILDKIVRKSGRKVNFSEPTVDARFGEMRVNAVIPPAADMPYITIRRFVKKAFTTDELIKTKYMTKEIAEFLKWAVKGRLNIIVAGATGCGKTTFMRWLCQHIPENERIITLEDTSELNLERSHLIKLETCEKADAYRLMINCLRMRPDRIIMGEIRGAEAIQLLEAMGTGHEGSISSVHTNYGKMAAIQRIIRAAAKAGTVSPEEIKAMISEILNLIVFLKRFPDGSRKIIGISQVYSKDGEPAFRDIYKYDIYRRHYFNMPLSNDVLEIMVSNTMTELPKIPPFMPKEKIKEVV
- a CDS encoding prepilin peptidase; this translates as MTDTIVTLFVLGCVLAIGIIDYIKNSVPNIIIFALLLVILGYNFATKELNDALYSIFHGLAFFAISIIFYLTQYMGAGDVKLMTVLGMWYGLWPTYIILLIAVVVGIVAVIIKHIVKGDLKEYFTILVNGFILLMYRTKGDIGWGKLPFGIEEKTPENAIPFATCISIAVVAWHVYGITMT